Proteins encoded in a region of the Oncorhynchus gorbuscha isolate QuinsamMale2020 ecotype Even-year linkage group LG16, OgorEven_v1.0, whole genome shotgun sequence genome:
- the LOC124000241 gene encoding tubulin gamma-1 chain-like, which translates to MPREIITLQLGQCGNQIGFEFWKQLCAEHGISPEGIVEEFATEGTDRKDVFFYQADDEHYIPRAVLLDLEPRVIHSILNSPYANLYNPENIYLSEHGGGAGNNWASGFSQGEKIHEEIFDIIDREADGSDSLEGFVLCHSIAGGTGSGLGSYLLERLNDRYPKKLVQTYSVFPNQDEMSDVVVQPYNSLLTLKRLTQNADCVVVLDNTALNRIATDRLHIQNPSFSQINQLVSTIMSASTTTLRYPGYMNNDLIGLIASLIPTPRLHFLMTGYTPLTTDQSVASVRKTTVLDVMRRLLQPKNVMVSTGRDRQTNHCYIAILNIIQGEVDPTQVHKSLQRIRERKLASFIPWGPASIQVALSRKSPYLPSAHRVSGLMMANHTSISCLFERTCKQYDKLRKREAFLEQFRKEDIFKDNFDELDNSREVVQQLIDEYSAATRPDYISWGTQEQ; encoded by the exons ATGCCCCGAGAAATCATAACACTTCAACTTGGCCAATGTGGAAACCAAA TTGGTTTTGAGTTTTGGAAACAACTCTGTGCAGAGCATGGCATCAGTCCGGAGGGGATTGTGGAGGAGTTCGCCACAGAGGGCACTGACAGGAAGGATGTATTCTTCTATCAG GCAGACGATGAACATTACATCCCCCGTGCTGTTTTGTTGGATCTGGAGCCCAGGGTGATCCACTCTATCCTCAACTCCCCCTACGCCAACCTGTACAACCCAGAGAACATCTACCTGTCGGAGCACGGGGGAGGTGCAGGGAACAACTGGGCCAGCGGCTTCTCACAG GGTGAGAAAATCCATGAGGAGATCTTTGATATCATAGACAGAGAGGCGGACGGCAGCGACAGTTTGGAG GGTTTTGTCCTTTGTCACTCCATCGCTGGTGGAACAGGGTCCGGGCTGGGATCCTACCTGCTGGAGAGGCTCAATGACag GTACCCTAAGAAGCTGGTGCAGACCTACTCTGTGTTTCCTAACCAGGATGAGATGAGCGACGTGGTGGTGCAGCCCTACAACTCACTGCTCACACTCAAGAGGCTCACCCAGAACGCAGACTGTGTG GTGGTACTGGACAACACTGCTCTGAACCGCATCGCCACCGACAGGCTGCACATCCAGAACCCCTCCTTCTCCCAGATCAACCAGCTG GTTTCCACCATCATGTCAGCCAGCACAACCACCCTGCGTTACCCTGGATACATGAACAACGACCTGATTGGTCTGATCGCCTCTCTCATCCCCACGCCCCGCCTTCACTTCCTGATGACTGGCTACACACCGCTCACCACTGACCAATCG GTGGCCAGTGTGAGGAAGACCACCGTGCTGGATGTGATGCGGAGGCTGCTGCAGCCCAAGAATGTCATGGTGTCCACGGGCAGGGACAGACAGACCAACCACTGCTACATTGCCATCCTCAACATCATCCAGGGAGAGGTGGACCCCAcccag GTCCACAAGAGCCTGCAGAGGATCCGGGAGCGTAAGCTGGCCAGTTTCATCCCCTGGGGTCCAGCCAGCATCCAGGTGGCTTTGTCCAGGAAGTCCCCGTACCTACCTTCCGCCCACCGCGTCAGCGGCCTGATGATGGCTAATCACACCAGCATCTCCTGT CTGTTCGAGCGGACTTGCAAGCAGTACGACAAACTGCGAAAGCGCGAGGCCTTCCTGGAGCAGTTCCGCAAGGAGGACATCTTCAAGGATAACTTTGACGAGCTGGACAACTCCCGCGAGGTGGTGCAGCAGCTCATCGACGAGTACAGTGCTGCCACGCGGCCCGACTACATCTCCTGGGGAACTCAGGAGCAGTGA